In the genome of Pontibacter actiniarum, the window CACCATCTCCGCCTTCATCTCATCCATTTGCTTGGCGTGGTCTCTGCGGCGGGCTTCCATCTCCTCCCTGCGCGCTTCCATCTCGGCACGCCTGGCTTGCATTTCCTCCTGCCGGGCCTCCATGCGGGCCCTCATTGCGGTAGCTCGTTCTTCTTGTCTCAGCTTCATCTCTTTTTGTCTAAGGCTGTCCTGCGCTATACGTTTAACTGCCGCCTCCTGTTCAAGCGCGCGCACGGCCTGCTCCACTTGCTGCTCGTACTGTTCTAGTTCCTGCTCATGCTGTTCTACTTGCTGTTCATACTGCTCCAACTGTTCTAGCTGTTCCAGCTGCTGGAACGCTTTCTTATTCTTCTTGCTTGCACCGGCAGGAGGAGCAGGCGGCGGAGGCGGTGCAAGGGCTGGCGCACCTACTGGCGGCACGGGGGGCACGGGGGGCATAGGCGGCAGGGGCGGCAGCCTGTCTCCGCGAAAGCTTTGCACAACAGTTCTTTCCTCCCTTACCTGCCGCTCGACCCTGTCAAGGGCCCGTTGCTCCCGCTCTATTAGCGCCTTTACCTCGTCCCGGTTGGCTTTAGGGGCGTTTTTGGTCGCCTCCAGGCGCTGGTCCACCAGGCTTTTGTACTTGTCTATGTCGCGCTTCGGGATGCGCTTGCCATCCACGTAAAGCTGCTTTACCTTTCCCTTTTTGTTTGTGATGATAACCACGTTACGGTTCTTACCGGCCGAGTCCTGCGCCATGAACGCAACGGCTTCCTCCGAATCCGCCTTCGTGTCGGCAGCCGTGGAGCCTTCCTCTAACGGCTCCAGCACGGTGCCTTCCAGCGGCTGCTGTCCGGCCACCGCTCCAAAAGACAGCACCAGCACACCCACCACCAGTACCAGTCCTGCGGCAAACCCCTCGGTGAAGGTCGGCTTCAGCGGTTGCCCCACCAGGCGCTTGATCCGATTCACAAGGGAGCCCCGCTGCCCGGAGAAAGCAAGCGCCGCCCCCGAGGCACCGGGCATCCGCATGGTTTCCAGCTCGGTAAGCGCCCGGGCGTAGGTCAGCTTGTCGCCGCACAGCGCCACGGCAATGTCATCGCAGCAGTTCTCGCGCTCGGCGCGCACCACACCGGACACCCACCACATGGCAGGGTGGAAGAAGAACAGCATGTCCACCACCGACTGCAGCAGGTTCAGCAGGTAGTCTTTGCGAAAGATATGTGCCAGTTCGTGGGCGAGCACAGCCTCTACCTGTGCCTGCGTCAGGCCGGCAACGGCGCCCACAGGCAGCAGGATCACTGGCTTGGCCACGCCGATGGCCATTGGCACCCGCACCAGTGCAGACTCCATAAGCTGCACTGCCTGGCTCACCCCCAGGCGCCGGCGCAGCAGGTCAAGCTGCTGTTGCCACCGCTCCCCAAGCGCCGTCGTTCTGTAGTGGCGCAGGCGCTGCGTATACGCCAGGCCTCCTATAAGCCGCACGGCCATCAGCACCATGCCCAGCAGCCACAGCAGCACCAGCAGGGGCAGGTGCTGCTCAAAGTACACCTGCGACACGCCAACCGGGTCTGCCCAGAACGATGCCGCCGCCGCAGTAGCCTCTACTGTAACGCCCGGCACCTCCGCCGGAAAGGCCTTTGCCGTACTTACCGGTGCGTTAGCGTAATAAGACAGTGTAAAAGCCGATAATACCAGCTGTGCCAGCATAGCCGCACTGGCCACCGCATAGCGGGTTTTAGCCGACCGCCGATGCAGCAGCACCAGCAGTACACTTAAAATCAGGGCTACGAAGGCCCCTTGCCACAGCGCGTGCAACAGTGTCCAGCCGAGGGCATTTACCAGCTCGCCGGGGATCAGGTTGATGAGTCGGTTCATTTTTCTCCTCCTTCCAGTTTATCTAACAGGTCTCTGATTTCATCCAGTTCTTCTTTGGAGGTGCGGCTGTTGCCCAGCGCCTGCATAACCAGCTTGCTGGCCGAACCGCGAAAGGCCGTATCGAGAAAGCGGTTGAGCAGCTGCTGTTGCGTATCCTCCTCCTGCAGCAATGGCCTGAAGATGTGGGAGCGGCTTGACTTATCCGCCTCCAGCATTCCCTTTTCCGTCATCAGCTGCATAATCTTAAGCGTGGTAGTGTAGCCGGCGTCCTTTGTTTTGGCAAGCTCTTCATGCACAAAGCGCACAGTGCTCGGGCCATGCTGCCAGAGTACCTGCAGTATCTCCAGCTCTGACTCGGTAGGTTTAGGTATTTGAGATAAGGCCATAGTTGCTAAACAGTTATAGGTTATGTATTGAGTGTACTACAAGTAACTACGAATAGTTTCGTAATGCAAGTTTATTTACGATTATTTTCGTAGTTATTCTTTCAAAGACGCCCCGTGCAGCAGTTCATGGTTACAAGGCCCGTAGGGAGCAGCCCCGGTTTCAGTAGCCATCCTGACAGGCGGCTAGCCTAGGATTAAACGCCTCGGTTGCTAAAGCTCCTAAAACAAAAGAGGCCAGCAGGTGTACCTGCTGGCCTCTTTTTATACTTACGCTTGCCCTGTTACTTCAGGATCTTGAACTCTGTGCGGCGGTTTTCCTGGTGCTGCACCTCTGAGCAAACCTCTCCGTCCTTACAGCCGTTGATCAGCCTGGACTCACCGTAGCCTCTGGCAATTACCCTGTCGCGGCTGATGCCTTTGGCAATAAGGTAATCCACGGCAGACTGGGCCCGCAGCTGCGAGAGCACCTGGTTGTACTCATCCGTCTGGCGGCTGTCGGTGTGGGAGCTAAGCTCAATGCGAACGCCTGGGTTATCCTGCAGCGTCTGCACCAGCTTGTCCAGCTCCAGCGCGGCGGCTGGCTTGATGTCGAACTTGTCGAGGTCGTAGTAGATGTTCTCAATCCCAATCGGCTTGTTAGGCGTGTCGCGGATAAACTCAAACACGACCTGCACTGTATCCGACTCATAGCGGCAGTCCGGCAAAACAGACAGCGACTGCGCCAGGTAACCCGACTTGCTGCCTTTGATCGTATACTTTTTGCCCGCCATCACCGGGAATTTAAATGTTCCCTTCTCGTCGGACTTTGCCTCCAGTACCACGGCATCGGTATCTTCGTCGATCAGCTGCAGCAATGCATCTGAAACGGGCGCATAGGTTGTCTTCACAGTACCGGCCTGGGCAATACGCTCTACTGCCTCGCCTGCCAGCGTACACTGCACCTGGTATTTCCTAAAGGTCAGGATGTCGTCAAAACCGTTCTCAGAAAGGCGGCTCGAAGAAAGCAGGCCCTTGGTGCCCGTGCTGTCCATCATGATACCAAAGTCGTCCTGCGACGTGTTGAGCGGGTACTTCAGGTTCTCCACCTTCTGCCACGCTTTGTGCGGGCCTACTGCCTTGAAAAGGTCAAGGCCGCCCATACCGATGTGCCCGTCGGAGGAGAAGTATAAGTTACCATCGGCCCCAAGGCTGACAAAGCTTTCTCGGCCGCTTGTGTTGATCAGGGAGCCCGCATTAACGGGTTTGCCCCAGGAGCCGTCCGGCTGGCGCTCGCTGTAGTAGATATCTGTTTCGCCGAAGCCGCCCATCATGTCTGAGGCAAAGTACAGCACCTGCCCGTCCGGTGTGATAGCCGGGTGGCCAATGGAGTACTCATCGGTGTTGTTGTAAGCAAAAGCAACCTCTTTCTGCCATTTGCCTTTATCACCTCCCTTGCGGCGGGCCATGTAAATGCCGTGGCGGTTGGTGTGCGTGCCGTTGTCGCTGCCCTTAAACCAGCTGGTGGGGTCCGGGTTGGTGCCCTTGGTCTTTTTCTTTACCACCTGTGTGCGGGTAAAGTACAGCGTCTTCTCCTTTTCCAGGTAGTCGGCCGGGCCGTTGTGGTACGAGGTGTTGATGACCGACGGGAGTGCCTCCGGCGCTCCCCAGGTGCTGTCGCTCAGGGCCGGGGCAAAGTACATTTGGATAAAGCCGTTGCCGGTCCAGTTGTTGCGCTTCGTCTGCTGCTTCTCCATCCTGTCAGACGAGAAGAACAGGCCTTCCTTCGTGCGAATCGGGCCAAAGTCTGCCCCCTCTGAGTTCATGGCTTTGAGCTGGTCCAGCCTGTACGGCTCCGGGTACTTCATCCACTTCATGGCTGTGTCGCACGAGGCGGCCATACGGTTTGCCAGCGCGCGCTGTGCCGGCACCTTGCTGCCGTACTCCAGGAACAGTTGTTTGGCCTTGGCGTAATTGGCGTTACGCTTGGCAGACTCCGCATACAGGTAGAAGTTGGACGGGTCTGCGTTCGGGAAGGTGATGGCCTGTGCGTACCAGAACTCAGCCTCCTTGCTGTTGTTCAGGATACGGTAGCTGTCGGCGATGCGCTGCACCACCATCAGCGTCGGCTCTTCTTTCTCAAGCACCTTCTCATAGGCCTCGAGCGCAAGGCTGAACTCAAAGTTGTTAAAGTACTTGTCAGCTTGTTTCATTTCCTGTGCCAGCACAGGCAGGCGCCCACTGGCTGCAAAGCAAACGAGCGCCAGGACGAGGGTAAACTTACATTTCATATAATAAGGGTATTAAGAACTATAGGTTTCGAGGAGTCAGGATGCGGCCAAACTTCTTCTTCAGGAAATAGTAGCCCAAAGATACTTCATGGCTTGAGTAATTTTTCAATTCGTTGAGGCTAATATCGTAAGAATATCCGATCCGCAGCCTTTGCGTAGCATACACCTGCGTGATCAGGGCCAGCGCGTTCCGCTTTTCCAGCTGCTTCATCTCCTGGTTGGTAAACATCGGCACCGCGGTACGGTACGAGGCACCGAACCAGATGCGGTTGTGCAGCAGCACAAAGGAGTTCAGGTCCACGGCTGTCGGGCTCCTGAAGTCCTCCTTTATCAGGATGCTTGGCTTCAGGCGTACGTTGCGGCTGATGTCGAACACGTAGCCGCTGGACAGGAAGTAGTGGCGGCGCGGTGTGGCGATCTCCGTTTTGTCATCCTTGAATGGCACCAGGTTGGCAACAGAGAACCCCACATAGTAGCGCTCCGTGTTATAGAAGGTGCCGATCTTCAGGTCTGGCAGCACCTGCGACACGCGCCCTTCCGGAATGGCCTGGTCCAGTTCCTCGCTGCCGGGGTCCAGTTTGGTCCCATCCAACGTGTACTGCGACACCCCCACGGCCACCCCCAGGGAGAGCTCGGAGTAGCGGTCCAGCTTAATTCTGGTAGACAGTGCCCCGTACACCCCCGTCTGGCTCTGCGCCCCGATCTCATCGTTGATCAGGTGCAGGCCCCAGCCCAGGTTCTTGCTGCCTGTGGGACCGTCCACGCTCAGGGTCTGCGACGTCGGTGCGCCCTCCAGCCCCGTCCATTGGGTGCGGTAGGTGATGTTGGCGTGCAGTATCTGTTTACTGCCAGCATAGGCAGGGTTTACCACCAGCTCATTAAAGATGTACTGGCTGTACTGCGGAGCCTGCTGTGCAAACGCCGCGGGTGCCGCCACGATGCCCAGCAGGATGATTAATTTCTGAATTGCCTTCACGTTTGTTGCCATCGCCTTACCTTACTATCATCACGTATCCTTTGAACATTTTATCCTCCCCGTCGCAAAGCTTCACGCGCACCACATAGAAGTAGGTGCCCTCGCTCAGGTTATCGCCGGTCCAGTTACCCTGGTAGGACTTGCCGTGGTACACTTGGTTGCCCCAGCGGTTAATGATCGTTACTTCGTTGTCAGGATAATTCTCCAGGTTCTTGATCTTCCAGGTGTCGTGGGTGCCGTCGTTGTTCGGAGAGAACACGTTCGGGAAGTTCAGGTCGCTCTTGGCCATGATGGCGCTCGGGGTGATGTAGAGCGGCTCGTCCACACAGCCGCCGTTGCCTACAACCACACTAATATCGCCTTTGCCAGCCCCTGGCTCCACGGTGATCTTCGGGGTGCCCTGCCCGGAGGTAATGCTCCAGCCAGCCGGCACGGCCCAGGTGTAGGTAGTGG includes:
- a CDS encoding type IX secretion system membrane protein PorP/SprF, producing MATNVKAIQKLIILLGIVAAPAAFAQQAPQYSQYIFNELVVNPAYAGSKQILHANITYRTQWTGLEGAPTSQTLSVDGPTGSKNLGWGLHLINDEIGAQSQTGVYGALSTRIKLDRYSELSLGVAVGVSQYTLDGTKLDPGSEELDQAIPEGRVSQVLPDLKIGTFYNTERYYVGFSVANLVPFKDDKTEIATPRRHYFLSSGYVFDISRNVRLKPSILIKEDFRSPTAVDLNSFVLLHNRIWFGASYRTAVPMFTNQEMKQLEKRNALALITQVYATQRLRIGYSYDISLNELKNYSSHEVSLGYYFLKKKFGRILTPRNL
- a CDS encoding M56 family metallopeptidase, translating into MNRLINLIPGELVNALGWTLLHALWQGAFVALILSVLLVLLHRRSAKTRYAVASAAMLAQLVLSAFTLSYYANAPVSTAKAFPAEVPGVTVEATAAAASFWADPVGVSQVYFEQHLPLLVLLWLLGMVLMAVRLIGGLAYTQRLRHYRTTALGERWQQQLDLLRRRLGVSQAVQLMESALVRVPMAIGVAKPVILLPVGAVAGLTQAQVEAVLAHELAHIFRKDYLLNLLQSVVDMLFFFHPAMWWVSGVVRAERENCCDDIAVALCGDKLTYARALTELETMRMPGASGAALAFSGQRGSLVNRIKRLVGQPLKPTFTEGFAAGLVLVVGVLVLSFGAVAGQQPLEGTVLEPLEEGSTAADTKADSEEAVAFMAQDSAGKNRNVVIITNKKGKVKQLYVDGKRIPKRDIDKYKSLVDQRLEATKNAPKANRDEVKALIEREQRALDRVERQVREERTVVQSFRGDRLPPLPPMPPVPPVPPVGAPALAPPPPPAPPAGASKKNKKAFQQLEQLEQLEQYEQQVEQHEQELEQYEQQVEQAVRALEQEAAVKRIAQDSLRQKEMKLRQEERATAMRARMEARQEEMQARRAEMEARREEMEARRRDHAKQMDEMKAEMVKDGLIDSNSSNLNVRINNGELFINDKKQPKKVYDKYKKWMAPDSK
- a CDS encoding OmpA family protein; the protein is MKCKFTLVLALVCFAASGRLPVLAQEMKQADKYFNNFEFSLALEAYEKVLEKEEPTLMVVQRIADSYRILNNSKEAEFWYAQAITFPNADPSNFYLYAESAKRNANYAKAKQLFLEYGSKVPAQRALANRMAASCDTAMKWMKYPEPYRLDQLKAMNSEGADFGPIRTKEGLFFSSDRMEKQQTKRNNWTGNGFIQMYFAPALSDSTWGAPEALPSVINTSYHNGPADYLEKEKTLYFTRTQVVKKKTKGTNPDPTSWFKGSDNGTHTNRHGIYMARRKGGDKGKWQKEVAFAYNNTDEYSIGHPAITPDGQVLYFASDMMGGFGETDIYYSERQPDGSWGKPVNAGSLINTSGRESFVSLGADGNLYFSSDGHIGMGGLDLFKAVGPHKAWQKVENLKYPLNTSQDDFGIMMDSTGTKGLLSSSRLSENGFDDILTFRKYQVQCTLAGEAVERIAQAGTVKTTYAPVSDALLQLIDEDTDAVVLEAKSDEKGTFKFPVMAGKKYTIKGSKSGYLAQSLSVLPDCRYESDTVQVVFEFIRDTPNKPIGIENIYYDLDKFDIKPAAALELDKLVQTLQDNPGVRIELSSHTDSRQTDEYNQVLSQLRAQSAVDYLIAKGISRDRVIARGYGESRLINGCKDGEVCSEVQHQENRRTEFKILK
- a CDS encoding BlaI/MecI/CopY family transcriptional regulator codes for the protein MALSQIPKPTESELEILQVLWQHGPSTVRFVHEELAKTKDAGYTTTLKIMQLMTEKGMLEADKSSRSHIFRPLLQEEDTQQQLLNRFLDTAFRGSASKLVMQALGNSRTSKEELDEIRDLLDKLEGGEK